The nucleotide sequence GAAATGCCTGAAAAGCTGGGTTCTCATCGTAAAGACCGTATGCTGAGCAATTCCGATCATCCATACGTTCTGCAAAAGCAGCGCTGCGGATTGAATGAGATAGATGAACGCGAGGGCAATCAGGAGCTGAACGAACCCGCCGCTTTCCTTCGTGACAATGTAATTATCGATAACCGTTCCAATCAGATATGGACCCAGAAGGCCAAGAAAAGAACTCAAAACAACCATGAGCAGAACCAGTATGAGGAGCCCTTTTTTCAAAGACAGATAGGACCATACCCGCGTGATCGTTCTAAACCAGTTTTTCGGTTTTTCCTGCTTCTTTTTCGGCGGTGCGTTCTCCGGCTTTATCTTCGGGTATGAAAATGGCTTACTTAGCTCTTTGAACATGCTGCACGGCCTCCTCTCCAAACTGCGAAGCAAAGATTTTTCTGTAAAGGGATGATGTCTCCATCAGATCATCATGCGAACCCTGTGCAAGAATTTCCCCTTCATCAAGCAGAAGAATCTTTTCTGCTTCCATGGCGGTGCTGATTTTCTGGGTAATCAGGAAGGTTGTGCATTCATAGGTTTTCAAAGCCTTCAAAAGCTTTGCTTCTGTCTTCAGGTCAAGCGCACTCGTACTGTCATCAAGCAGAAGAATTTTCGGTTTCCGGACGAGGGCCCTTGCAATGGACAGCCTTTGTTTCTGTCCGCCTGAAAGGTTTACTCCCTTTTGGCCGACACGTGTGTCATATCCATTCGGCAGCTTTTCTACCGTTTCATGAATTTGAGCATGCATCGCCGCTTCCTTTATTTCATGGAGTGACGCATGTTCCCTCCCCCAGGCAATATTTTCTCTGATCGAGCCTGTAAACAGCAGCGACTCCTGGGGAACAAAGCCGATTTTGCCTCTCAGGCTTTTCAGCTTCATATTCTGAAGGTTTACTCCGTCAATCGTGATTGACCCGGACGATACGTCATAAAGTCTTGGAATTAGTGTGAAAATGGACGACTTTCCGGAACCGGTCGCTCCCATAAGCGCGACTGTTTGCCCCGGGGAAACGTGAAAAGATAAATTTCTCAGTACATTCGCATCCGATCCGGGATATGAAAAAGAGACATTATGAAACTCAATCTCCCCTTTATGAATCACGTGTTTCTCTGAGGAACCGGCCGTATCCGTTAAATCGGCTTCTGTCTCAAGCACTTCGCCTATCCGCCCTGCAGATGCTTTCGCACGCGAAAACGCCATAATAATAAAGGAGAAAATCGAAAGAACAGATGAAATCCGCAGAGCATAATTGACGATGGCCACTACTTCTCCTACTTTTGCATCCCCCGCCCCGACCCGGACGCTGCCGAACCAGAGAATAGATAGGATGCTGATATTCATGACGAAAAGAAGAATCGGCATCACAATTTCCATCAGTCTGAGAGCAGAAACCGTGTCTTCCCTTAACTCCTGATTTGATTTTGAGAAACGGGTCATTTCATGATTCCGTCTCAGAAATGCCTTAATGATTCTCATGCCTGTCAGATTTTCCTGCATGACACCATTAACTGAGTCTAGGCGCTCCTGCACCGCTTTAAAAAGCCCGCCGCCCTTTTTCATCATCCAAAACAAAAAGATAACAAGCAGCGGTATAGAGATAAGAAGAATGAGAGCAAGCCTGAAATTAACAATCAGAGCCATAATGGTGCCGCCGACGATCAGCAGAGGCGCCCTGAGCATGATTCTCAGACTCATGAAAATGGTATTCTGCAGCTGTGTTACATCATTTGTCATCCTGGTAATGAGAGAAGATGCCGGAAACAGGCTGAAATTTGCGAATGAAAAGGACTGCACCTTCTCAAAAAGCTGTTTCCTGATATCAAATCCAAAGCTTTGACTGACATGGGCTGCATAAAAGGAATTGGTTACACCTGCCGCAAATGCTGCAAGTGAAATGCCCGCCATAATGCTCCCCCAATAAATCACAACAGATAGATCATTTTTCAGAATGCCTTCATCAATGATTTTCGCCATCAGAAAAGGGTGCAGCAGCTCCACCCCAAGCTCAATCAGCATAAGGGTTAAGGCCACACCAACAGCTATGCGGTATGGCTTAAGTAAAGAAAAGACGTTTGACATACAGTTGCCTCCCTGCGGTGCAAATCATTTAGCTTATCTAATATCTCGAATTCTATTCATTTAATCATACTCCTAAATCCTAACATTTTGAATATTTAGGCGATAGAAAGATAGTATTTATTTTAAACCTGCCCTATAAGTTTGTAAATTATTGTAACACCTAAGGATAAATGGCATAGAAAAGGACCTCCCGCGTTTACGGGAAGTCCCACTCATTAAGAATTCAGGGTTTGATCTTTTTTACCTAAAACAGAGGGATTCGGAGAGTCCTCGTGCTTATATTCATGCTCCCAGAAATCTGCATTTTTTATTCCGAGCTTAACCGGGTCAAAAACAGGATCGAGACCCTGCTTCTTCTGCTCTTCGTAATCTTTTAGAGCAAGAAGGGCTGGCTTTGCCAGAATGAGAATGGCGATCAGGTTCAGCCAGACCATTATTCCAAGCCCAACGTCACCGAGTCCCCATGCAAGGGTTGCCGTTTTAACAGATCCATAGAACGTTGCTCCAAGAAGAACGACTTTTACAAGAAACATCGGAATCTTGTTGCTCTTCCCTCTTGTTAAATACGCAATGTTGGTCTCAGCGATGTAGTAGTATGCCATAATCGTTGTGAAAGCAAAGAATAGAAGGGAAATGGCCACAAATCCCGATCCAAAACCAGGAATCGGAATAACCGACTCAACTGCAGCCTGTGTAAACACCGGGCCAGGCTCGACATCTGCACCAAGCTGATTGACGATAAACGTTTCATCCGGTGCCTGCGTATTGTACATGCCCGTGAAAAGGATCATGAATGCAGTTGCAGAACACACAAACAGAGTGTCAATGTAAACGGAAAAAGCCTGAACAAGACCTTGTTTTGCAGGGTGGGACACCTCTGCAGCCGCTGCAGGGTGGGCACCTGTTCCCTGACCAGCCTCATTGGAGTAAATTCCGCGTTTTACTCCCCATGCAATCGCCATACCGACGATTCCGCCAAAAGCAGAATCAAGTGCAAATGCACTTTTAAAAATAAGGGCAATAACAGCCGGCAGTTCAGTAATATTAAAAGCAATGATAACGAGTGAAACAAGAATATAGCCAATCGCCATGAACGGAACAACAACCTGTGCAACAGTAGCGATCCGCTTAACACCGCCGAAAATAATAAGGCCTAAAAGTACAATAAGTCCTATTCCTGTAATAACAGGGTTAATTCCAAATGCATTGTCAAGACCAAGAGCGATGGAGTTGGCCTGTACACCAGGCATGAGCAAGCTCATTGCAAGGAGCGCGGCAAATGCAAAAATAATGCCGTACCATTTCATTCCTGTCCCTTTTTCAATATAGTAAGCCGGACCGCCTCGATACTGCCCGTCCTGTTTTACTTTATAAATTTGAGCCAGTGTTGACTCAATAAAAGCGCTTGAAGCTCCGATGAAGGCAATCGCCCACATCCAGAAAACAGCACCCGGTCCGCCGAAACCGATAGCCGTAGCAACACCGGCAATGTTCCCTGTACCTACGCGGCCGGACAATGCAATCGATAATGCCTGAAAAGAAGAAACTCCCGCTTCAGAGCTTTTGCCCTGAAACATCAGAAGCACCATATCCTTGATATGCCGCACCTGCAAAAATCGGGTCAAGATGGAGAAAAGCAATCCTACAGCCAAACAAATGTAAATCACGGGTGTGCTCCACAGAACACTGTTTAAGCTATCAACAAACGCCTGCAATCAAAATCCCCCTCTTTAAAACAGAATTTTCTTTCTTTTTAGATTATAAGGGATAAACCAGGACTGTACAATCACTATTTTGATAGAATATGTGCCATGAGTGGCGCGTGAATGCTATGTAAACGGCAACAAAGCTGCTGCAACAGCCTCTTTTTCCTTACACACAATGTAAAAAAACCTAACATAAATATCGAAAAAAAGTGCGCCTATAAAGGCACACTTTTGTTTCCGAGAAAAAGATCGGGATAATCCGTTATAATGGCTGAAACACCGGCTTTTTTAAATATCTCCAGTTGATCTGTCTGATTAACCGTATAGACCCTCAGTAAGTAGCCTGCTTCTGCTGCACGTTTGCCTGCCGGAGATGCTGCATATGCGCTCTCACAATGGAGCGCGTTCGCACGGACTTTCTTTGCTTCATCCATCATGTTGGACGGAATCCCCTGAAAAAGGAGTGCCGTTTCAGCGCTCGTGGTTAGATCACGGACTTTTCCCATGCTGCTGAATTGAAAAGAAGAAAGGATCACAGATTTCTCCATGCCCGATCTTTCTATGCATTCCAATACGTTCTCCTCAAGCCCTTCATACGGAAACACATCGTTTTTCAGCTCAATGTTTACTTTCATATCCGGCCTTTCGGATTTTATATAGTCCAGAACATCCCGAAGGGCAGGGATCGTCTCTCTGGAAAAGCGTCTGTTAAACCAGCTCCCGGCATCAAACAGCTTCAGCTGTTTATACCTGAAGTCTCTGACAAATCCGATGCCATTTGTCGTTCTGTCAATTCTTTCATCATGAATCACAACCGCTTCGCCGTCCTTGGTGAGCTGAACATCCAGCTCTATACCGTCTGCCCCTGCTTCACAGGCAGCCCGAAATGCCGCCATCGTGTTTTCGGGATGTTCTCCGCTGCAGCCTCTGTGTGCAAAAATCTCCATGTACCTTTCTGCTCCCTTCTGCGGTCTCTATAATAAAACGGAAAAGAAGAACTGATGATTCTGCATGCAATCATCAGTTCCCTCCCTTATTTCCCTTGCTTTTCACCTGCCGTTTCAAGCGCACGGTCGGTCTCAGCCGCTGCCTGGTCCAGCGCCTTTTGAGGATCCATGCCCTGATACAGGCTTTCCATTCCGGAAACGATTTTTTGTCTTGATTCAGGGAAAACAGAAATCAGCGCTCCCTGTGTTGCTGTATTCGCTTTTGTGTCATGAAGCTGGTCAACGGTTACTTTCAGCTGCGGGTATTTTTCCCACTGCTCTTTTACAATTTCTTCTTCATAGGCTGCAGGGTTAATAGCAAAGTACCCTGTTTCCACGTGCCATTTCGCCTGCACTTCAGGTGTTGAAAGATACTTCATAAACTCCCAAGCGCCCTTTTGCTTTTCTTCGCTTATGTCTTTAGACATCCAAAGTGAAGCACCACCGATGACAACGCCCTGGCGTTCTGCTTCATCAGGAACAGGCAGATAAGAAACTCCTACTTCAAACGGTGCATTATCAACAAGTGCTTTAACGCCTGCTGAAGAATCCAGGAACATCGCCATCTTGCCTGACTGGAATGCCGCTCTCATATCATCCCAGTTTTGTCCGGCATTATAGAACGTTCCGTCTTTGTACATGTCATTGATCAAATTAAAGACGTTTAGGCCTTTTTCGCCATTAAACGCTGCTTTCGCAGCATCTCCGCCTCTGCCATTCTCATTGTCTACGTATTCGCCGCCCTGTACAGCAAGCAATTCTTCAAAGAACCATCCGTAATTCAAAATCGAGAATCCGTATTGAGACGTATTTGAACCTTCTTTAACCGTCAATTTTTCAGCAGCAGCTTTCAGCTCATCATACGTCATCGGAGCTTTTTCAGGATCAAGGCCCGCTTTTTTAAAGGCATCTTTGTTGTAAACAAGAACAGGTGTTGATGAGTTAAACGGCATTGAATACTGCGTGCCGTCAACCGTGTAATAGTTCGAGATATTTTTTTCCCATTGAGATGTATCAAAGTTCTCTTCATCAATAAACTTTTGGACAGGCTGGATTTTTCCGCTGTCGATCATATATTTTGTTCCAACTTCAAATGTCTGCATGATGGAAGGCGCCTCTTCTGTGCCCGCAACCGTGTTGAATTTTGTCAGTGCTTCTTCATATGTTCCCTGAAACACAGGTTTCACTTCTACTTCATCCTGTGATTCGTTAAAATCTGCCGCAAGATCATTCAGTACGGTTTCAAGCTCTCCGCTCATAGCATGCCAGAAAATAACTTCTGTTTTGCCGCCTGCATTTTCAGCTGATGCTTTGTCTTCACCATTGGTTCCTGCTGAGTTTGAACATGCACCAAGGATGATTAATAGAATAGAGGATAAAATAACTGCCAGTTTCTTCAATTTACTCGCTCCTTTTATTTGATTGCACCTTGAGTTAAGCCTTTCTGGAAATGCTTTTGCCCGACAAATAACAGTAATAACGTCGGCAGAATCACGACTACGGCTGCTGCCATCACCACCCCCCATTGAGACGAGATCTCCTGCGACTGCATCTGCTTCAGCCCGATTTGGACGGTTCTGACTTTTTCATTGTTTGTCACAAGCAGCGGCCACAGATACATGTTCCACGTTGTTAAAAAACTGTAGATCCCAAGCGTGATCAAGCTTGTTTTTGAAACAGGCAGAACGACCCTCCAGAAAAAAAGGAACCGGCTGATGCCTGCAACCTGGGATGCTTCATAGAGTTCAAGAGGAATGGTTTTAAACTGCTGCCGAAGGAGAAATGTACCGAAAGCCAGCGCAAAAAACGGAATCGTCAGACTCGAGTACTCATTGATCCATCCAAGCTTCTGAACGGTCAAGAAGTTCGGGACCATTGTAGCCTCCCACGGAATCATCATTGTTGAGATGAAGACCATAAACAGCAGATTTCTCCCTTTAAAGGGAATAAACACAAAGGCAAAGGCGGCAAGGCTCGAAACAGCAAGCTGGCCAATCATCACAATGACCGAAACAAAAAAGCTGTTCCAAAGGAATTGAAGAAGCGGTACCTTTTCAAAAGCTGCCGTATAATTATCAAGCGTCACTTTCTCCGGCAGCAGCTTGCCCTGGAGCACTTCCCCGCCCTGCATGAAACTGATTAAAAAGGCATAAATGATCGGAAACATCATCAGAAGGGCTGCCAGAATCAGCAGAACATACATGAGGAATTTCTTAGCTGCACTCATCTGTAATGCACCTTCCTTTCACCGATCTTAAACTGAAGAATGGTCATAACAAGTATGCCGAGGAAGAGAATAACCGCTTGGGCACTTGCTGATCCGATGTTGTAATTAATAAAGGCATCCTTGTAGATGGAATACACAATCACGTTTGTTGATTCCATCGGTCCGCCCTTCGTCAAAATATCGATTTGTCCAAACGTCTGGAAAGCATTAATGAACGAAACCGTAATGACGAAAAAGAGTGTAGGAGACAGCATTGGTATCGTGATTTTTCTGAGCTGATAGAAATAGCCCGCTCCTGATATTCTCGCACTCTCGTAAAGCTGCTCATCGATATTCTGAAGGCCTCCCAAAAGAATGAGAAAAGAGAAACCCGCATTCATCCAGATGGTAGATACCGAGACGGCAAGCAGGGCGTATTTAGGATCAAGCAGCCACTGAACCTCTGTAAAACCAAGAGTTCCGACAACTTTGTTGATCACACCAATCGCCGGATTGTACATAAACATCCAAATGACAGACGACGCGGCCACACTCATTCCCATTGTCGAAGAGAAAAGCGTTCTGAAAAAGCCGATTCCCCTGAGCTTTTCATTGGCAATCAGCGCCAGAAAAAGGGAAAGGCCAACCCCTGCAGGCACGGTATACACCACAAACAGAAGCGTTGCTTTCATGCTGTTCTGAAAAGCGGGAGACTGCAGGAGATACGTATAATTCTCAAGTCCGGTAAAGCTTATCGGCACTCCTTGTCCGTCTGTCAAAAAGAAACTTAAGTAAATCGTTCGGAACATGGGATAAAACAAGAACACCGAAAACAGCACAATGGAAGGAAGCAGATAAAGCATGCCCTCTCCAAATGAACGCAGCTGAATTCTTTTTTCCTGCCGGATTTCCCCGCGTGCTAAAGCAGCGGGAGCTTCATTCACGTTCATATGAAGGCCTCCTGTCCAAGCAAGCGGCCAGACTCCCTCGGATGTGAAAGGAGGCATTCACCGGATTGTCTGTCAAAAAGAAACACATCCTCCTCAGCCACATAAAACGGAAGCTTATCCCCGACTTTCACGTCCCACTGGCCATTCCATTTCGCCAGCCACTGTTTGTTTCCGCCGATAAAAAAGGAAATAAGTGTTTCCGTACCGAGAATTTCGACATTTGCCACCTCAGCAGAAAAGGTCGCCTTGCCTGAAGCCGGCTGAATATGCTCCGGCCTGATTCCGGCAGTCAATTTCCGTTCGAAAGCAGGAAGACTGCCTGAAACCGGAATGGTATGCTGATTTTCAATCATGATTGCATTGCCCGTAATATCTGCCGGAGCCAAATTCATAGGCGGCGCACCGATAAACGATGCCACAAATTCATTTGCAGGATTGTTGTAGATCTCAAGCGGTCTGCCAATCTGCTGAATTTCTCCGTTGTTTAAGATCATCATCGTATCTGCCATCGTCATCGCTTCTGTCTGATCATGCGTGACATAGATCATTGTAATGCCGAGTTTCCTCTGAATCTGGCGGATTTCTGACCGCATTTTCGCTCTCAGCTTGGCATCGAGATTGGAAAGAGGCTCATCCATCAGGCAGATCGGCGCATGCGTGACAATCGCCCTTGCAAGAGCAACACGCTGTCTCTGACCGCCCGACAGCTGTCTCGGCTTTCGCTTAAGCAGGTCAGATAACCCGAGCATCTCGGCAGCCTCAAGGCATCGCTGCTTTTGCTCTGCCTTCTTTATTTTTTTCGTATGTAATCCGAAAGTGATGTTCTCTTCAACCGACAGATGTGGATACAGCGCATAATTCTGGAAAACCATCGAGAGATCCCGCTTGCTCGGCGGAAGAGCGTTCGCCGTTTTCCCGCCGATGACAAGCTCTCCGCCTGTCACCTCTTCAAGCCCTGCAATCATTCTGAGCATTGTGCTTTTCCCGCAGCCCGAGGGACCGACCAGGACAAAGAATTCACCCGGTTCAATCACTGCGCTGATCTCTTTTATGACATCCGTTTTAGAATCATAAGATTTCGAAACGTTTTTCAGTTCAACTTTTTTCATCTGCAGTCATGCTCCTTTCCTTCTGCGCATATTTCTTCCAAAGCCATGCTCTGCCTGTTGAGGCCGCAAGAGCTCCGCTTTCAAGTGCCTCTTCAATATGCCCCGCATTCTGGATCAGGCCGCCCGTAATGATGGGGACATCTGTTTCATGCTTTACTTTTCTGATCATTTCAGGAATCAGTCCAGGCATAATCTCAAGTGCATGCGGCTCAATTTCATTCACTGCTTTCAGTCCGTTTGCCAGTGCGTCTGAATCAATCAGGAAGAGCCTCTGAATGGTCAGCAGTCCCTCGTTCTTAGCCAGCTGAATCAGAGAACTTTTCGTCGTCACAATCCCTGTCGGCCTGACAAACTTAGCAATGAACCTCAGCCCTTCCCGGTCATAGCTGATCCCGGGAATCTTTTCAAGGTGCAAAAAGACATGACGATCGTTCTTTTTCAGAAGATCCACATACCGCTTAATGACACTGATGTTCCCCATAAGCAGAAAAGCAGACTGAATATCCGTCTCAAGGAAGCGGTCAAAGCTTTTGGGATCTTTAATAGCTGCAATCAGCCTGTCTTCATGCAGCCGGCTGATAAATTCCTGATGCGTATCCAATGCTTTTTCAGCTCCCTTTTTTCATCTATAGGCAAAACAAAAACCATAAAAAAACGCGGGTTCTCTAAAAACACCTATGTTTTTTTATGGTTTCTCATATTCTCAACCAGAGTTTATTCACTTGTCCTTCACAACTCCAATCTTACCTGCCGAACGTAAAGTGAGTGTGAAGGTGATGTGGATTTGTGTGAAGGGATTGTTAGAAGATTGTAAACACAAAAGCGCAAGCGCCTTGTTCAGATCCGACAGGCAGATAAGAATCCGACGGAAAAGTCCGGATGTGACTTTTTTGATGGATTTGTTCTGACAGAGGATCTATGCGCTTCCGCTTGCCGAGGATAACTTAGTAAGATCATACAGACTTTTTCTTTTTAGCTCACCTAGTAAAAAAACCTTCCGCACAAAATACGGAAGGTTAACGTTATTTCACTTTTGTCCGAAGCTGGGATTTTCTGATTACCTGATTAATTACTTCAGAAAAGACAAGACCGATCGCGATGGAACCGGAAATCATGAAGGCTTTTGCTGCAAGCGTAATCGCCGTATTGTAGTCATTTTCCACAAAATTGCGCATAGCATCATAGGCCATTCCCCCAGGCACTAACGGAATGATTCCGGCAACGCTGAAAATAATGATTGGAGTCTTGTAGATCTTGGCAAACATCTGGCTTGCAACCGCCACAAACACAGCAGCGATGACAGTCGCAGGCACTGCGTCATATCCGAGCCCGACGACTGAAATGTAAATAAACCACCCGCACATCCCGACGAGTCCGCATTTGACCAGAGACGGTTTTGGCGCCTGAAAAATAATGCCGAATGCAGCAGTTGATATAAACGCTGTCAGCAGCTGTCCAATTACCCACATCATTCATTGCTCCTTTAAAATAGTAAAAATACAACCGCAATTCCCGACCCAATCGCAAATGCCGTCAAGAACGCTTCCGCTCCCTTTGAGAGTCCTGAAATCAAATGCCCGGCCATCAGATCCCTGACTGCATTTGTAATAAGCAGTCCAGGAACAAGCGGCATGACTGAGCCGATAATCACCTTATCCATCTCTGAGCCAAACCCTGTTTTCACAAACAAATAGGCAAACAACCCAATAACAAAGGATGCCAGAAATTCAGAGAAAAACTTAATCGGAACAAGGCGGTGAAAATAGATTACCGAAATAAATCCCAGTCCGCCCGCAAAAACCGCAGGCAGAAAATCAGACCACTTCCCCTGGAACATAATCAGAAAACAGCCGCTCGCTATTGCTGCTGCAAGCACCTGCAGCCCAAGAGAATAAGTGGAACTCGCCTCTTCAATCTCTTTTAAAAGATCATAGGCCTGATCCACATTAAGCTCGCCGCTGCTGATTCTCCTGGAAATGGCATTTACCTTCGTCACCTTATCCAAATCCGTCGTCCGTTCCATAATCCGAATCAGCTTCGTCTTCGTAGGCTCTTCCGTTTCAATGGAGAAAATAATGCCTGTCGGCGTTACATAGCTGTGTGAATTCCTTACACCGTATGAGGCTGCGATCCTCATCATCGTATCCTCCACCCGGTACGTTTCCGCGCCGCTGATCAGCATAATCTTCCCCGCCAAAAGGCAAACCTCCATAATTTCATAAGAATAATTTTGCTGCGTCTCCATCTATCCGTTCTCTCCAATAGGCTTTTAGTTTTGATGTTAGGTTT is from Bacillus sp. FSL H8-0547 and encodes:
- a CDS encoding ABC transporter substrate-binding protein, coding for MKKLAVILSSILLIILGACSNSAGTNGEDKASAENAGGKTEVIFWHAMSGELETVLNDLAADFNESQDEVEVKPVFQGTYEEALTKFNTVAGTEEAPSIMQTFEVGTKYMIDSGKIQPVQKFIDEENFDTSQWEKNISNYYTVDGTQYSMPFNSSTPVLVYNKDAFKKAGLDPEKAPMTYDELKAAAEKLTVKEGSNTSQYGFSILNYGWFFEELLAVQGGEYVDNENGRGGDAAKAAFNGEKGLNVFNLINDMYKDGTFYNAGQNWDDMRAAFQSGKMAMFLDSSAGVKALVDNAPFEVGVSYLPVPDEAERQGVVIGGASLWMSKDISEEKQKGAWEFMKYLSTPEVQAKWHVETGYFAINPAAYEEEIVKEQWEKYPQLKVTVDQLHDTKANTATQGALISVFPESRQKIVSGMESLYQGMDPQKALDQAAAETDRALETAGEKQGK
- a CDS encoding ABC transporter ATP-binding protein, whose translation is MKKVELKNVSKSYDSKTDVIKEISAVIEPGEFFVLVGPSGCGKSTMLRMIAGLEEVTGGELVIGGKTANALPPSKRDLSMVFQNYALYPHLSVEENITFGLHTKKIKKAEQKQRCLEAAEMLGLSDLLKRKPRQLSGGQRQRVALARAIVTHAPICLMDEPLSNLDAKLRAKMRSEIRQIQRKLGITMIYVTHDQTEAMTMADTMMILNNGEIQQIGRPLEIYNNPANEFVASFIGAPPMNLAPADITGNAIMIENQHTIPVSGSLPAFERKLTAGIRPEHIQPASGKATFSAEVANVEILGTETLISFFIGGNKQWLAKWNGQWDVKVGDKLPFYVAEEDVFLFDRQSGECLLSHPRESGRLLGQEAFI
- a CDS encoding threonine/serine exporter family protein; translated protein: METQQNYSYEIMEVCLLAGKIMLISGAETYRVEDTMMRIAASYGVRNSHSYVTPTGIIFSIETEEPTKTKLIRIMERTTDLDKVTKVNAISRRISSGELNVDQAYDLLKEIEEASSTYSLGLQVLAAAIASGCFLIMFQGKWSDFLPAVFAGGLGFISVIYFHRLVPIKFFSEFLASFVIGLFAYLFVKTGFGSEMDKVIIGSVMPLVPGLLITNAVRDLMAGHLISGLSKGAEAFLTAFAIGSGIAVVFLLF
- a CDS encoding glycerophosphodiester phosphodiesterase → MEIFAHRGCSGEHPENTMAAFRAACEAGADGIELDVQLTKDGEAVVIHDERIDRTTNGIGFVRDFRYKQLKLFDAGSWFNRRFSRETIPALRDVLDYIKSERPDMKVNIELKNDVFPYEGLEENVLECIERSGMEKSVILSSFQFSSMGKVRDLTTSAETALLFQGIPSNMMDEAKKVRANALHCESAYAASPAGKRAAEAGYLLRVYTVNQTDQLEIFKKAGVSAIITDYPDLFLGNKSVPL
- a CDS encoding sugar ABC transporter permease; its protein translation is MNVNEAPAALARGEIRQEKRIQLRSFGEGMLYLLPSIVLFSVFLFYPMFRTIYLSFFLTDGQGVPISFTGLENYTYLLQSPAFQNSMKATLLFVVYTVPAGVGLSLFLALIANEKLRGIGFFRTLFSSTMGMSVAASSVIWMFMYNPAIGVINKVVGTLGFTEVQWLLDPKYALLAVSVSTIWMNAGFSFLILLGGLQNIDEQLYESARISGAGYFYQLRKITIPMLSPTLFFVITVSFINAFQTFGQIDILTKGGPMESTNVIVYSIYKDAFINYNIGSASAQAVILFLGILVMTILQFKIGERKVHYR
- a CDS encoding threonine/serine exporter family protein, whose product is MWVIGQLLTAFISTAAFGIIFQAPKPSLVKCGLVGMCGWFIYISVVGLGYDAVPATVIAAVFVAVASQMFAKIYKTPIIIFSVAGIIPLVPGGMAYDAMRNFVENDYNTAITLAAKAFMISGSIAIGLVFSEVINQVIRKSQLRTKVK
- a CDS encoding ABC transporter ATP-binding protein; the protein is MSNVFSLLKPYRIAVGVALTLMLIELGVELLHPFLMAKIIDEGILKNDLSVVIYWGSIMAGISLAAFAAGVTNSFYAAHVSQSFGFDIRKQLFEKVQSFSFANFSLFPASSLITRMTNDVTQLQNTIFMSLRIMLRAPLLIVGGTIMALIVNFRLALILLISIPLLVIFLFWMMKKGGGLFKAVQERLDSVNGVMQENLTGMRIIKAFLRRNHEMTRFSKSNQELREDTVSALRLMEIVMPILLFVMNISILSILWFGSVRVGAGDAKVGEVVAIVNYALRISSVLSIFSFIIMAFSRAKASAGRIGEVLETEADLTDTAGSSEKHVIHKGEIEFHNVSFSYPGSDANVLRNLSFHVSPGQTVALMGATGSGKSSIFTLIPRLYDVSSGSITIDGVNLQNMKLKSLRGKIGFVPQESLLFTGSIRENIAWGREHASLHEIKEAAMHAQIHETVEKLPNGYDTRVGQKGVNLSGGQKQRLSIARALVRKPKILLLDDSTSALDLKTEAKLLKALKTYECTTFLITQKISTAMEAEKILLLDEGEILAQGSHDDLMETSSLYRKIFASQFGEEAVQHVQRAK
- a CDS encoding alanine/glycine:cation symporter family protein, which encodes MQAFVDSLNSVLWSTPVIYICLAVGLLFSILTRFLQVRHIKDMVLLMFQGKSSEAGVSSFQALSIALSGRVGTGNIAGVATAIGFGGPGAVFWMWAIAFIGASSAFIESTLAQIYKVKQDGQYRGGPAYYIEKGTGMKWYGIIFAFAALLAMSLLMPGVQANSIALGLDNAFGINPVITGIGLIVLLGLIIFGGVKRIATVAQVVVPFMAIGYILVSLVIIAFNITELPAVIALIFKSAFALDSAFGGIVGMAIAWGVKRGIYSNEAGQGTGAHPAAAAEVSHPAKQGLVQAFSVYIDTLFVCSATAFMILFTGMYNTQAPDETFIVNQLGADVEPGPVFTQAAVESVIPIPGFGSGFVAISLLFFAFTTIMAYYYIAETNIAYLTRGKSNKIPMFLVKVVLLGATFYGSVKTATLAWGLGDVGLGIMVWLNLIAILILAKPALLALKDYEEQKKQGLDPVFDPVKLGIKNADFWEHEYKHEDSPNPSVLGKKDQTLNS
- a CDS encoding glycerol-3-phosphate responsive antiterminator, giving the protein MDTHQEFISRLHEDRLIAAIKDPKSFDRFLETDIQSAFLLMGNISVIKRYVDLLKKNDRHVFLHLEKIPGISYDREGLRFIAKFVRPTGIVTTKSSLIQLAKNEGLLTIQRLFLIDSDALANGLKAVNEIEPHALEIMPGLIPEMIRKVKHETDVPIITGGLIQNAGHIEEALESGALAASTGRAWLWKKYAQKERSMTADEKS
- a CDS encoding carbohydrate ABC transporter permease; the encoded protein is MSAAKKFLMYVLLILAALLMMFPIIYAFLISFMQGGEVLQGKLLPEKVTLDNYTAAFEKVPLLQFLWNSFFVSVIVMIGQLAVSSLAAFAFVFIPFKGRNLLFMVFISTMMIPWEATMVPNFLTVQKLGWINEYSSLTIPFFALAFGTFLLRQQFKTIPLELYEASQVAGISRFLFFWRVVLPVSKTSLITLGIYSFLTTWNMYLWPLLVTNNEKVRTVQIGLKQMQSQEISSQWGVVMAAAVVVILPTLLLLFVGQKHFQKGLTQGAIK